The following is a genomic window from Engystomops pustulosus chromosome 11, aEngPut4.maternal, whole genome shotgun sequence.
TAAAACTGCTGCCTATAGATGGGTCTCTGATTGCAGCTGAGTTACTTGTTTTCTTATGGAGCCTTAGCTAATCAATATAAACATTCACTATTCTGTCTGTGGTTAAAACCAAGGAACATCTAGAGAATAAAACTAATATGAATGAATTAATTTAAATACTTGATTCATTGAGACTTTCCCTGAAAAATAAGTCCCCATACACTGCTGTGTCTCTTCAATAAGAAAATACCCACCATCCCCCAACCCTGATAATAAAAAAGAGTGATAAATGAGGAATGTGTAATAAGCTACTTTTATTATTATCAGGCAGACCAACTTTATAGGCAAATAATCACTTAATTTTTAAGACCAGGAACACAAATTTTAACTGGAAATCTAACCATAGTAATCGTAGTGGTGGCGATTGTGTTCTGCAGATTTGCTGATTTTCTCTTcacttttctcttcttttttctcttcaCTTTTCCCTTCACTTTTTTCTTcacttttctcttcttttttctcttcttttttctcttcacttttctcttcttttttctcttcacttttttcttcttttttctcttcttttttctcttcacttttctcttcttttttctcttcaCTTTTCTCCTCTTTTTTCTCGCAGTCGTCAGGAGTTTCAAAATATGAGAGCAACTCTAAGTAGGCGGAGAGTTCTATCTTAGgttcgtcatcatcatcatcctcttgGTTACTAGAGGTCTTATCTTTCTGATCACTACTGTCACTACTATCACTACTGTCACTAGTATCTATCTCCAGTAATGTGAAGTTGCATGGAATGGAGTGATTCTTCTTTTTTACTACATTGATAGTGCAGTTTACTTTTATGGCAACGCAGACTTTTGGATTGTATCCCACCGCAATCAATTCACTGcagaaggcaaaaaaaaacaaaaaaaatgtcagcACACATACAACAATGTGGTTCAATCGTAAATTAGCCCATGGATTGATACTGTCAATTCCCCACATTGATTTGTGGATGGATACAGATTTTATTTTCAGTATGTAATAAGTATAATCTCCTTAGATTTGGGATATCTgtagtttttgttgcattttttgagGGCAGAATTTGATGcctttttatttctttaaaaccCCCCAATGTGGGAGGGTGAATCAATGGTACAGAGGACTACAATGGTTGCCCACATGCTCGGTGGTCTTTGCTTGCACACACCCAGAAATACTTTTACACAACTTTTTTTAAGTGAATGAATCCAGAAATCAGATTTATAAAAGCACATTCACAGTCAGTATTAAAAATTCTATTGGAACTTGTCATTAGGTTGAAGTGTCAGAACCTGacgacaggttccatttaatatGGTCTATGGTAGCGAATTGACCGAGTAGCATTTTCATTAGGACTATTTAAGGGAATAAGAGATTTATTGATCATATATTATTCTGTTTCTAGGAGGGGTAAACTGAAAAGAGTCTATGAGAATTGAAGGGGAACAGTAGACCTATTAAGAGGGCAGGAGATTTTTGGTTGTGTTTAGTGGAGGATTTTGGTtagtattttattttctttcatcCATACTTGTGTATCCCTTCCGCTGATGCCCTTTTTCGTTCTTGCACACCGCTTTTAAAaacatataacttttttattcttccacATACAGAGCTttgcttcctagtgacagtattttttaTCCCATGCTCTGGGATTTTATATCCCAAGCTGGAAATCtactgaaattgacaaaaaaacgatttgcaccattttcttgagggctctgtttttacagctttgagTGTGCCCTCTAAAATACACCTTCCATTTACTCTTTGGGTCGGTttcattatggggataccaaatttggaaaggttttattattacaaattcaaaccatttctgaaataaatatGTGTTtgctttgccatcttctggcgctaataactttttcatactttgatacaTGGAGCTGTGTAAAGTGTCATATTGGGGATAGTAAGACCAATAGGGCACTGTTTATGAGTTGCAAAAGGGCAAGCAAGTggcggacatttgggtgctattttcgatTATGGGGTTCAATGTTGGGAATacgttttaataaagtttttatattttcatagatgtgGACTTATGGGACATGGTAATACCTAACATTGCGGACGTTGCTGCAATTTTCAGCAAACGCTCAGTCCGTGTTCCCTCTCCATACTGCCCTTGCTGCATGCTGACTTAATAGTACGTCCAATTCCGGCAAGGGGGTAAGGAACATTTTTCTTGCAAGGGGCAGGCAGAGGGTATTAATGCATATAAAAGGTATACAGTATAGAGCTTTATGACTAATATATAGTGGCAAAATTAGTATACTTAGGTTGGGCTTAAATGTGTTCTGACCCTCATATACTAAGCATGGAGTTCCGCCTCTGTGTGCAAATGGGTATGCCCTCACTGGAAACAAGTAAAGAAATCCCAATGGTAAGTGCCAGCGTTTAGGAGGACAGGTAAGTATGAATATATTCCTGATTTTaaataatttactgtatttaCCTTTAATTGAATTACTAATAGCAGGTAATTCCATGACACTGACTGTTACCATAAAGGGCGCGGTCTAAAAGTAGACTGATGGCAGTGGAAATGCAAGAGTTTTTTGGAGGTACTGGAGCTGATGTGTGCTTTATTATAATAACTCataagaatatttaaaaaaaaaaaatacacatgaaTAAGGTAGAGTGTCTTCCATTTTCTGCACATACCCCCTATATGATTTTAAATCCACAGAATATACAGTAACATGTGATTTCAACACTTACTGGTCGCAGCACTCCATTCCTTTCTTGTAACAAGTGCATTCTTGACAATCGCTTGTTTTCCACTTGGATTCATAGGGATGCATCTCATTATCCCTCCAGCAGCCTAGTGATACAGAAGATTGTAAGCACATTTATTGGACAATTTATGATCAGAATATGGACTGTTGAGGAGAAGCCATGTACAAAATCTCCAACCATTCCACAGATATGATTAGTACCCATAGAACCTGCATAACTGCTCAATTTTGAAAACTTCATTTTTGTGATCAGTGGGTATCCTATGTATGTCAGGACCCAACTTATTATACATTTTAAATAATCCTCTGAATACAGTACAATATAGTGTAACAGTAATTGGGGTACAGATGCAGCACTGGAAAACATGATTGGCTTAACCTGTTAATCAGTCTgtagtgtaaggccccttccccacttgcgagtgtgatgcgatgaactcgcatcacactcgcaacgcaagctgtcgggaacgcacggtccgaacgctgcaccgcgggagtgaactgacatgctgagttcactcccgcggtgcagcgttcaggccgtgcgttcccggcagcttgcgttgcgagtgtgatgcgagttcatcgcatcacactcgcaagtggggaacgggcctaagtGAATGGAGGGAACCGCCCATTTTCTGTGATAACTAAATGAGTTatctccctttaaagggaacctaccaccacaaatctacctataatggtagatcaggtggtaggtggatcattaggacgtgaggatatcccttttaagggctaatcctcacgtccccgcacttttttgataacttttattagccgaatatgtacattttgttaagcggctaccggggcgtggagtagtcggtgctaaagctacacagcgcggctactcctcCTACCCAAAATCTTCGGCCCTCATCAGGGGGCATAAGCAGAGCAGCAGGCCTGTGCAGCtccagcttcggagcagtgatcacgcagacgcgggcctgctgttctgcgcatgtgcagattcGCCGGGTGAGGGCGCGTGAAGATtttgggtaggaggaacaaagaggctactggggcgtgtagtagccgtgctgtgtaacctcagctccggctactccacgccccagtagccgcttaacaaaatttacatattcgtcTAATaaaagtggtggcgaacctatggcacg
Proteins encoded in this region:
- the LOC140105579 gene encoding uncharacterized protein is translated as MILLLNIAIALGFFVTSCDSHCHKEKNTIIGRGKGLSGCWRDNEMHPYESKWKTSDCQECTCYKKGMECCDHELIAVGYNPKVCVAIKVNCTINVVKKKNHSIPCNFTLLEIDTSDSSDSSDSSDQKDKTSSNQEDDDDDEPKIELSAYLELLSYFETPDDCEKKEEKSEEKKEEKSEEKKEEKKEEKSEEKKEEKSEEKKEEKKEEKSEEKSEGKSEEKKEEKSEEKISKSAEHNRHHYDYYG